A stretch of DNA from Cryptomeria japonica chromosome 4, Sugi_1.0, whole genome shotgun sequence:
ACGTTTTTTTACCACTCATAAAAAATTGATAACAAGCACACATTTTTTATTCCCTTACTTATCATAAAATATTGTTGTTATTAACTATTCTCTTCACTTTTGAAAAGATTAGCTCCACTAAATAAACAATCTAttaaactctaattaactatagtAATTGATAAGAAAAATAAGAAATTTGCTGCAATCTACTGTTAGCTAGTCTTAAAAATTGATAACAAATTGAAGGCAAGAAACAATTATTACTCCCTCTCCAATCACATTGCATTCAACCTTATACTCAGGATGAATCTGAAACCACACAAACAGAATAGAAAGAGAAATCTTTATATCTTATAATGCCATCAAAACTGAGATAGCGTGGCTTACACACAATAACGAGAATGCTTTCCAAACATGTTGTCAATCAGACATTGACAAACCCCCCCACACAGACATACCCTAAATACGTGTCTGTAAATGCAAACGTCCCTTTCGATGTAATCAAGAAGCCAAGCCCTCTGGTATGGTGGGGAGCCTCGATTTGCACGTCTTGCAGTCAATCATGTCTATCCGCTTGATACCCATATTTGTCCTTATCGTTGCTGATCCATTTTCACTGTTCAATTCTTCATGTTCACCTCCAAACTGTAATTTATTTCTGCTGGAAAACACCATGATTTTACAGCAACAACTGCTTTTGGAATGAGCTAGTTTCAGAGCAGCACAGGCTTTTGTGGCCAAGGCAACCATATCAGAAGCAGGTAGAGGGTATTCAAGCTTATTTACAGGAAGTTCAAAGTAAAGGTGACCCAATTTCAGTTGGTATTGTGGAGGAAGAGGAGACAAATACTGGTTGATATCAATGGAATCAGAATGACAGATAAAGAAGCCATTCCTTCCTCTCATGGTTTCTTCAACTCTCACAGGCTCCACAAACTCCTtcagctctccatcctccattatTATCTTGGCAGTGGGATTATACACCTGAGAAGACTTGCAGTTACCCATCTAACCATTACATCCAGATTGCAGATGCTCTTCAATCCGGCTGCatattggttattgttgttgaaTCCATATTAAGCTGATAAAATCTGCTAGATTCTCTTGACGTTGCAGGTCAATGTTGAACTACTTTTTGGCCCAAATAGTCTATCTAGAGGGATTTATGTTCAAGTTGTGTGCATATTCAAAGATGATGTAATTAACTGAATTCTAAATTCTAAATCGGGACAAGAATTCTTACACAGAAGTCAGGCCTTCGGCATATTCTATGTCTCAAGTCAATACAAAAGTCACGTCTATATTACATTTTTATGCATGGACGCATTCAAACTAGTTTTCCTTGGGTAGGCTTATTCGGGGTCGGCCAGCATGGACTATTTcaacaataatattttatttaggATTATTTGGGGAGGTTCCTTAATCAAAAGGTATATTTGTTTGTCTAAATCTATTATTGATGGCTGCCTAGACTTTAGTTATGGATATTATTTTTATTTGAGAGTTGTCTTAAGCAATTCAAAGAATTCTTATATGGTGTATATGCATTCTAAAACTCCCTAATCTAGATTAAGGTAGTAAGTTTAGATTAAAGTGGTATTAGAATAATATTTCAATTTTGGTGAAGGTTTtaatataaagaaaaggaaattgaATTTTAGTAGAGAACAAatgattaataattttaaattaaaagagTTATATTCAGTTAATTAAAAAagttttatataatattataatattaaaaaagaTAACAACATAATAAATGAAGACAAGATAATTTAAATATCATAAATATATTTTCATTATTGATAAATGTTTTaatataaagaaaagaaaagaatagtaaATTTTCGTAGAGAACAaatgattaataattaaaaaataaaatagattaggaattgataaataaaatgtctaaTCAAAAAATAAATCTATATAATACTATAATACTTTTTTTATGAATATGTGCAATCtattaattagaaaaaaaaatatatatatccacaAAAAAAAGGGTAGAGGGACACAAGGTCATCCCTCAAAGTCACACAGACAGAACCTATAAATTAAAGTCATATGGGCATAGCCTAGAAACTAGTAAACAAGAACAACAATAAAAACAAGGGGCCTAGCCCCAAAAGCCATAAGAAACGAAGTAGCTAGAGCACACCCAACAAAGGGTGGAGGAGGGGCTCGGTCATCCGTATTACCCCATAAAAAAGCGGGGTCTAAGATGACGTCACGCAAGGACCACCCCTTGTCTTCATGAGTCTCACCTTCCTCTTTATCTTTTATCCTCTTTGACGAAATAGCTAGATCCAGCCGAGGGCTAGTAGAGAACAAttgattattaatttttaaaaaaaaaaagagattaggATTTGTTAAAGAAAATGTCTTAGAATCAAAAAACAAATATATGCAATACTATAATATTAAAAGAGATAACGACATAATAAATGAAGACaagataatttcttattttaaataaTCTATTCTTATTATAATGATATTGAAATAGAAAAATAGATATATTACAAAACAAGATAACAATTATTGAGCCATTAAAATAGAAAAGTATAACAATAAGAAGaaaaactatttaaaatgattATTAATGTTATAAATAATTTGACAAATTATACAAGagataatattaaaattaaaattataaaaaaataagatGAATATGATTAATTCAATTAAAATACTGATTATTtacattataataataaaaaattaactaatatcattaaaaaaataaataaataaccaccTAATGAATAGTTGAAAAGAGTTTCAAAAATACTAAAAATAGTATAGTATTATTAAACACAATATTTTAGTTTAGATAACATAAAAAATAAGAATTAAGGAAAAAGACATAAAAATTAAAAGCGAtaagaattaaatattatattaaaataaaaaatattagcaTCTCCAAGATATTATCCAATAAttaaaaatagtaaaatattctaGTATATTATAAGTTAATTTAAGATAATGAATAAAGTACAATAGAAAAGAGTATTATCAAAGATGTGAAAATGTAAACTAAAAGTTTCCATTGAATTTGCACACTAAATATAAATTGAAGATGTGaaaaaaataagaatattaaatAGTAACAAAATAAATCATAAAGGTGGAGGCTAATATTTAACAACAAATACTTGGTAAATTTGGAGATGGTCATTAACTGTGTAGATGACAATCTCCTTATTCCCTACCCGAAAGAATACTTTAGGGTCTCTAAGGTCGTCGATAAAGGTGAATCACTTAGAATAGACTTCAAGAAGCCCATTCTCATTATCAAGCATCAAAAATCCTTTACGCAATGGCAACCAGATATAAGAACGAATATCATATTCCTCAAGCAATGGCTTGGTGTGGTAAAAGAACAAAAAGGAGAATGGTGGGTTAATTATATGATTGATGAGGGTTGGGCTCTGATGCAAGCCGAAAACCCCAACGACATGGGGGTCGCAGAGGCACAGGATTCTAGTACGGAAGTTGTAGATGACAATGAGGGATAAGGATATCCTCATACCAAGGTTTTTGAATTTAGATATAATTAGCTTTGTTATATAGGTAAGGAAGTATCTATAGTTAATAAACTATATGCCAATTCCTGGTTATGTTTGCATTTCGACAAAGGGGATGCCTTGGATCTACTAAATACACAGAAACATGCTTATAATGATATTGATACTGTTCTAGTATGGATAACTAAGGACAAGGATActaataatgtttttatttaagatatatatatatatatatatatatatatatatatatatatatatactgaagtAGCTTATGTCATAGTTAGGGTATCTCGTTTTACACATCTTACAACAATGCATTTACTCTTGTGGCAATTttcttatattagcatttagatatGACTTATCAGGTATGAATTATGGTCATTCATGGCTATAATTACCTTTAGTATGCAAGTGCAGTAAGTATCATTGTGTTCCAGATTGTACCGTGGAACTAGCCTATTTGGTTTAATTTTCATTGAATCATTTCCCTTAAGATACTCCATTGATTATAATTCTAAGTAGTAAATAAGGTGCTAACATGGATAACAAGACAGATGGAAAATGTCAGTTATTTGATATGCAAGTATACTTCTCACAAATGTTACTGTAACTGGGGTAATCTTTCATCTTGCAGTCAACATTAAAAGGTATTATTTGTTGTCTCAATATAAAATATGATTTGGTTGCATTAGCAATAGTGGAAAGTATACTAAAAGCTATTTTATATAAAAGTTGTCTTTATTTTTTGGCACTAACAAATCATGAAGTGTTATGATGTAGGGTGTGTTGAGATTTTATTTTGCAGGTGACAGTGCTAGCTAGAAGTCTATGAATTAAGATAAAGGAGAGAAGTTTCTATAGAAATTGGAGGCAAAATGCCGAAAGGAGTATCCCTATGATGGGTCACTTGTATTACAATAGTTAGAAAAGAAAAGCACTTAGCGGGTACAAGTCTGCTTATCCCAGGATGAAGGGATTAAAAAggaaattatgtaattttaaaatgtTGTAGAGATTCAGAATAATTATTTTACTAGACTTAATGTCTCGGGCGAGGCCAGAGGTTTTCTcttctccactctttcctacccgCGTCTGCACTGAGTGGAGAGTGTAATcttgtttattatttaataaaatattctgGCTATGGTGTTTTACcgagcaaataaataaataaataaataaatcataaaggataatgataaaaaaataaatatgacatacaacatattgttaaacatatgagtctttgttgtcattgatgtcaaatatttTGGTGATCTTTCTATTGGTTTGATTGTTGGTTCTATTGTTCTAATTGTTGTTTCTAATGGTCAAACCTATTCTGTTGGTTTGATTATTGATGTCTAGTTTATTTGATGGTTTAGTTATTGGTTCGGAAGTGTCATGATGCGGAAGTATATGGTTGTATCTGGATGTTGGTTCAAATGTCCGTCAATAAGTGATATTATGCAGAGTTCTATCTGTTGAACATCCAAAATAacgaggggaggggtgaatcattattcccttgaatttattaaaacttttgaacaaccatccacataacatgacttttttgcaaaaataaaatgatCAGTAGGTAGAAATACAAAACACCACATCACATagagatttatatgtgaaaaacctaaGACAGGGAAAACCACAGAGAGGATTAGCTCTTAATATTATGCAGTCAATTATAGTAATATAAGGTAGGTCACTATCGGATAGACTCACTATCCAAAACAACTCAATGTGGGAGGATGGATTATAGCCAATATAACAAAACATGAATTATTAATattgcatctatcatatgcatgagTTACAGTTCCATTAAGGTGCATAATGACTTTCACATTCGCTAAACATAACCACTTTCACATTCCCTATATAAATTCGCATacaatgataatgaagaagttgaggaaatacaacttcaaagatcccaagaacacctgcatgcaaatacctgtcacaacaAAAGAATGGAGgaacataaagcaaaaaagcataaatgcttcgAAGAATAAAATTATCAtttagaaagggaatcaatttaatgaacaagtacaatacaatccttataaaaggataatagaaaccctaaagatatgcaaccctaaagataccctaaagggataatatgttagaataattattaaatacctacaatatttattaaatgcctaagtttaacttaagcgtagagtttaatagactaataattaaataaataattattagctaatacaagataactctaacacccccccttaagatgaacttagggagtagctaaaaaattaaatgcaagaagcaaaaaatgcaactacatgatgaaggcaaatttgggtcccaacaacaaggcttgatgaggtacccaatcacaaccaaatctctatgaactggagaaatagagaaaaccacatgggaaaaaactctactccaaaaagagatggaaaagcaagaagaacaccactgaagtaggaaatagctacaaacactactgaagagtaactactgatctgaagaacctccactgaaatagaacatgaccaggtagagaagactataatctgcatgagttccctcaaatggcactactcgaattagatggcaaacaaaggcaaacaactgaactcgaagatgcagatggcatgagacaccaaagcctgaagagctaatcaatcaaaccaaggaagcattagaaccaataggacaaacctccccataatgctagaaagggagagggataggtacactgaaaataacagccaacaagaactacatgacgaagaaccaggaacatcgaaggtgcagagaaagtacatggtttcatggaaggaacactcacttgacacacatcatgaggtgaatgtcatggaaggaacactcactggacaatggTAGatgaaaaacaaaaggcaaacatcaacccccccatggcactttataagtagtgcatgtacaataaggcacaagatgtgcaagatcccaagtaaacaatgcatgatggcactttatctcagtgcatttgcataaatgaagctacaatgattagaaaattgGAAATAGAAAACAGAAtcaaaaccgagacatcctactcagagaagagattcCAAGACCTGAAATAACCAAGATATCCACAGAgtgctgaaaaagaaaaaaaatgaaaaaaaaattcctaaagcaaaatctggaaagaaaactcatatggttGGAAAGTAAATAGGAcaatctttccaacgatataaagttttcaaaaaatgaagttcagatgctcattctatggctcccggagtgcaaaaatgaaaccctactttgactagaaaaaatatagtcaaataaaaaaattggaaaaaattactaaTATGACAAGGTCCGGCTCGGAACttgctttccgatgcctattctttttcgaaaaaatgactccgtatgcccaagatatggccaaaagaaaaaaagcccatctttttgggcataaaaagggtaaaaaaaaaaaattaaaaaaaaattaatttttttttttttgacaaaaatctTCTGCAGGTATAGCCGTACGAATTTTTGTGCCTCATAAAGTGTGCCAataaaaaaatcatggcccagatgcacttgtcaccgaaataggtcaaattatatatcaaaatgactggaaacACCCTTCAAAAGCCAACGGTAAGGCcttttttggcccaaactgctctgaatttttttaataactttttgatgaatttctcgaaattcatgtaaaaaaaagaaggcaaaaccgaagaaaaaatttcagaacccaaatttgacaaattttatatagaaatgggggttttggggcattctgagctcaacggtgaggtccctttgagcccaaaatgatcaaaaacaaaatAGCTACCCCATATCCaataaaaaattctgaaaaaacttgaaaccctcctccaaaaaatcttctgaaaaatcaagaacaagcagcaacagatgtaggctctgataccatgaagaagttgaggaaatacaacttcagagatcccaagaacacctgcgtgcaaatacctgtcacaagagaagaacagaggcacataaagaaaaaaagcataaattctctgaagaagaaaattatcatttagaaagggaatcaatttaatgaacaagtgcaatacaatccttataaaaggataatagaaaccctaaagatatgcaaccctaaagaaaccccaaagggataatatgtatttaataattagaatacctacaatatttattaaatgtctaagtttaacttaagcgtagagtttaatagactaataattaaataaatagttattagctaatacaagataactctaatagATAAAAAATATCACATCATAATCCTTTGCAAAGAAACTATATATATCACAAGCTAAGTCTCCATGAAGTCGACTACATCGGAGTAAAGGTTAACCCAATAAACCTTTACATGGTACAGCTCAATGGATCTTATCATACTAGAGAATTCAACCAAAGAAAAAATAAACTTCTCCATGCATCAAGGAATAGACATGATAAATCAAAGCTAATACACCGCTAATGATCCTAGAGCAGACCAAACCAAAACCTTCACATTGAGAAATTCTTTTAAACAGGGTATCCTATTATGAGGACCAAAACTATGTTGCAAAAACACCTAAAATATCAGATATAGATGTTAGATCTCATACAAGACAAGTACCCAAAATAATACAGAGATATCTGGTATTGCAGAGAGGTGCAAACCAAAAAGGGATACATTCGACCCAAGTGAGTACCAGAGCTTGAGGGGTTCAAACTAGAATATGTCATGCTCATGTTGCGAGATcacaaaatcatcaatgacaatattataacaatctccccctttgtcattgatggtaacatgacAACTATCATATACAAaattattgttggcaattgacactctattggttggtttcactatgttgtcattgatggcaacatgattttgtgtttcggcttcatgtttttgATTCTATGGTATACCGAaagacacttcacagattctacaccggcaccgacaagacataaggatttctttggtcactagcaatacaggccaacatggtttagtaaaggttatcagtattgatgGACAACATATCTTGGACCCGGCATcgaaaattgattttaatgtttatacatttatgttatctatctgacatgtaatttgatattgtatatatctttgtaagctgacataaggcatgtaaaatttgtataggatatataggatagtttgatagatcattttaaaTATGGACATGGTGATGCATatttgaatgtaatatgatgcgaaatatatcagagagatcatgtatgtgagaaaattattgtaagggttattctggtaaagggtttagggattcagaccggaaaaaatagagcttaaactggaattgtattctggcatagaagatgctatcttagcagttcacacttctctagatcgtagtctagaattttatgtagttagtgaggctcctattgtgtttgagcggtgtgctctaggttgtaagccttcccgcaagtgcaggaccctcatattttgtaatatctcttcatatggccagtggattgatattgtgggttacaaatcccaccatggcttttcctctttgaggttttccatgtataaatttgtttgTTATGATTctgatttatgtgattggcttattagttctttacttctttcaattctgtttataccagtatactagttggtgtatgcatgttttaataaggctaaaatttactattccggtataacattgattcacccccccttcttagtgttattggtttccaaaaattggtaccagagccttgtgcctcagatgaagtttaacagcttgaggaagatcctaaaatcaGAATCAATGAATATAGAtttagagaagcaacttgagatggcacttgaagattatgatgttgaaaggttgaagagcttaaagctacaagatgaattgaattctactgaggaattcattcttgtcctacaagagaggctatcatttgttcaagctaggaggaaggaacttttgcaaaatcaggatgatgaagagaaaaatgcacttaaggaacaatgtcataaaattgagtcaggaaaacatggttatgaaaaatgaaatgcaagttacaaCTATGAAGatttctaaggagattgaggacataaagaaaaaggaggaaaatcttgttgtatccctgaagaacaaatttgaagattgtggtaggttggttcatgaaaatgatatgctgagaactgatttggtacaatcccagagtaatgagcaagagcttgagagacaaatgataatactaagagaagatttaactactacaagtgagtacaaataaaaattcaagactagcttagcacaacttgatgagttattgacgagacaaaggcagattggagattccagtggacttggatttgagcaaggacatagTTCTAgaactgctaatgaagatcaaaaccataaggcaccggtaagaatatttaatgcttataaattcaatggtagatgttttatttgtaatagatttagtcacatggctaggcaatattGAAACAGAGCAAATCTgaaccctgattttgctcccggtaaatgttctaaatgtaataagtttggtcataagatagaagattgcataatgaatgtaaaatgctatgcatgtggaaaatttggacatatggctaatcagtgcaagtcaataAATTTCACTGAttttagaaaagaaattcaaaagagccatgttacatgttatgcatgtaatgaagttggacatattgctaagttctgtagaagcagaaatctacTAGTTAGTAattgaggatcaaatgagaaaggaaaagagaaggttagtgaaatctggcaagatcatactcagagatgggttaggaagactgaagaacaaacattagatgggaatgtcccagttacttaTCCAACAAAAGAGGCTGCTCCTACACTAGCAAGAAGCTCATCTGGTatctgaggcagatgccttaggggtaggcaaaattcatgaagatgttgcatatgctcgAGGAAGAGGTTCTAGAAAATGTTCTAGATATCGAAGAGGATTATCTACATGGATATGTTCTGAATGAGACCTGATATCTTTCAccagtagtcatttatgtcaatggaagattagggtttttctcgaaggttaaaaACTTGAATACACTTCACTATTAATCACCTTGCATCCAGAgcaatttcagagtgattcagagcaaCTAAGTGTGATTAAAGGCTATttagaggcaatcagatttcttcttgagtgatttcaccgacgtctggaagaatttgttgaaggttttcactgaGAGCGATCAAAAGGTCTTTATCTTTAAACATAGAAGcgggatcatcttctattcctatttttgttgcaaacccaactatcGTAGAGGTCAAGGACTACCCTAGGCCAATTTTGAAGcaatatccacatgtggctaccctagaagattcggttggagcattttctcgcattccagagggagttgtgtatgtagaggatgttagagCATATATTCACTATTACATCGAGGACTTAGGAACTTTAGAGAttaagggaatgtatatgagtgagctaatgggagaatctagaaagatcaaaccaacatacaaacatattgaagaactagggtttatagatattctggatatttcTGAGTTcaaggatgagataatcagatatgtattgagcagagtacatggggaatttatatggttgaaCGGACCTTACAAAATCACAAAAAATCCATCTTGGCAATCACTGGTTTGCCATCGGTTGGGTAACAtctagacaagaaggtttcaaatgatttcgtgAGGAAGATCATTGAGGCTACATctaacaaaagatccatgaaagtgagcactatcacctacacagacatcaaatttggtagcatgatcatcgggtataaagTAACTTAGTCAAatcgactgaattttgtttctagatcatgcattttagctacatacaaaatgatgagagaagatataaaattagatttatgtggttggatgcttgatgagttgctgataaatctaggaaaaatcaagggtgagaagaagggtacaatctggtatgggaacttgttagttttcctaatgttatattttttgaatgatacaCCCGGTTCAGGTAAGAGGCAATGGGTTTTTCACATCtcgataggaagacaactgaaacaatcaATTGATGCATTAGGAAgctagagagatgataaggtatgggggtattttaaggcatcTCAAAAATATATGAGGTatagggtaagggtacctaagcatattatagaaaaatattccaccgacatatgcttcatggtaaagaaggatgagacactcatggaagcagttaggcctaaaaatatttggattgaagaaatgggctatgaggtggatgcacatattcttgatgcctatgccaAAAAGTTGATTGATGTAgcaattgatgaggtagagaagccttgtggtatagcacaacaaaaaactcaagaggttgaaacaatattcaactggaagaaaagagagaaataggaaGGAAAAACAAGCAAATTTGTGCAAAGGACATAAAAACACTAATTGATGTCCTagagaaaggcaaaaagaggaaggatctagaagttcatattgagcctatTACTGCATAATCAGAATCAAAGGATGATCCTTCCATCGCTACATCTtcatgtcttaatcctccatatctACCACAAGATCCCATTGTCTCTTTGGATTCCATCTCACCAAATGAACCTACCATATCTCCTATTCCCCCTCATGGTCTCAACAACTCTGTGAAAGTTATTCATGAACCCCAAGTACATATCTAATGGGTTCCTCCACCTTCATCCGATGTAGTctacttcatgatcctatcattttccCCATAACATGTCCTTCTCAAAACAAACTTGGCTCttgttttaaaaatataaaagtacCCCATTAGTAAAAATATTTATCAAAACATGCATTAtgaaggcaaagggttaggcctacatgaacaaggtatattagagcCCCTCTATATCAAGGAAAATATTGATGGTCATGGACTTTGCTAAACAACTCACTCTCAAAATGTTGATACCCCTACAAAATCCCACATTCATCAATCTAAATCCAAACATGCATATATCCCTTCATCCCATCCATTCCCTATTCATATtggcaaaggcacacatctttgagaaccttaaCACCATCCACttacatcaacccatccaaaacaccttcatatcattcatatccatTCATAAATTATATTCCCTTTGGacgaaatttggatgccaagcatacaaTCAATAAGTCCAACATATCTCATCCaatcgacatgtaaaaacaaagaaaaatatgatccaaaaagaaaaagaagtattcaaaaggacacaaaggcccattGAAAAATGTAAAGGAAAGTCAAAATCCATATGGCTTCCTCAGTCACTTGTACAAGTAATatgttccaaggaactacaaaaaaaagaagagaaaagtaaaaaactatgtggattcccaagccactccttgaagcacaatatcctaaagaaaagtcaaaattggcatccaaatttTATATCCCTCCTTCTAAAAATCTTCAACCTTTCAAACCCATTTTAGGtccttgtgtcctaaaatccaTAGACATTCtcccatcaaaatcaaaaaatccaaaattttattttcctccaTTACTCTACCACTCCTCAAGGTGTGTGGAAATGTTGATCTTTCCATTGTTTTCATCCACTCATGCACAAGTCTTACAAAATCCAATCTATTATCCAACACTTCTATTCCACCTtttcatccctcttatccaatcctttgcataaatccctaTCCCATTTCATCCAATCATCTATTTCATTATCCTACTGATGTCTTTGAGCATACTAACCATCATCTATTGCAACACAATTTTTAAGGGTACTATCCAAAATAAAAGATGCTTAGTCCTTCCTCCAtgtcctatcatgtgtccattatcTTCCGAGAAAATGAAAAAcaatag
This window harbors:
- the LOC131047670 gene encoding uncharacterized protein LOC131047670; the encoded protein is MGNCKSSQVYNPTAKIIMEDGELKEFVEPVRVEETMRGRNGFFICHSDSIDINQYLSPLPPQYQLKLGHLYFELPVNKLEYPLPASDMVALATKACAALKLAHSKSSCCCKIMVFSSRNKLQFGGEHEELNSENGSATIRTNMGIKRIDMIDCKTCKSRLPTIPEGLAS